GGACAACAAATATATCCAGATCGGCATCCAGCGCTTTTGCCACTTCAAAGGCCACAGGAACTCCTCCGCGGGGCAATCCAAGAACAAGCAGATTCTCTTTTGATTTATATTCTTTCAGATGGTCGGCCAGTATTCTGCCGGCTTCACGGCGATTCCCGAATATTCGTTCCATCACCATCCTCCCTTAAGTAAATCGTGGTGTCTGGTTGTCGGTGTTACCATCTTTTCATCACGGCGCCACAGCAGCTCGTTAAAGATCACATTATTTAATCGCTTGTACCGGTAGATAAAAACAATAGTTGACTTCACCTCAACGCCTCGCTTTGAGCATGTTCCTCCCCGCCGGCAAAGCCGGGAGGAGAGGGAAGAGAAGAGGAGAAGTGGGTGACAAATCAAAAAGGCATAATTAAAAAAATTATGCCTTTTTTGTCGGAACAGCGACTCCTACATAATCGTTGCGCATATAGGCCTGTGCATTATCCCAGTCAAGATCACCTTTTAATTCGACACTATTGGAAAATTCAAGTTCGAATTCCTGGCTTCCAAGGTCTTTCCAATTCTTTTTGACCGATCGTGTCCCTTCGATAATGAGCATATTACCGGCATGCGTCACATTCACATTTTTTTTCTGTACACCGGGAACTTTTCCGGCTACCCATACATACCCGTTTTTCCGGCCTGCTGCAAAAGTTGTCCCACTTTCCTTATCAGTTTTGCCGGGAAGGTTTTTTGCAACCATTTCGGGTATGGAAGACCATGAAAAACGCTTTTGGGCAACATCTGTTTTTTTGAATACCTTGCTGTGACCCGCGCGTGACCAGGGTAACGGAACTCTGGTATGTCGTTTTTTTCTTTTCAGTTGACTTTTTCTCATTCGTGGATTAACAAAATTCATGCTGCATGCTCCTTATCATACTTTTCCCATAATTCTTTTAGTTCGCCGGGAAGCAACTGTTCAATTTCCTGTGCTTCACCGGATGAAATCTCGTGTTTAAGTACATTTAAAACCACGCCGGTGACTTTTTCGGGCTCGAATGCAGGATCACCGGCAAAATCACGTTCGATACGCTTGAGAAATTCTTCTTTTGACCGGTATTTGATCGGAACCTCTGCCGGACGCCAGCTCTCGTAATAGATGCCACGGATCAGCATAGGAAGCTGAGCGCTCAAATGCGCGCCTTCATCGATGGTCAGGCGGTCTCGCAGAGCATGAAGTACGGCACGTAACGCCTTGTAAGACTTTTGGCGACTGTCCCATCCAAGCTCCTTACCGATCTCTTTGAGCCAGACCTCGCTTTTCTGAACAGTGGTATCAAATGCTTCCAATCCTGTCATTGCCATACTGGCCTCCTTTCATAGGTGATTTTCAGGCAGGTGTTACAGTTTTCAATTCATTGCACTAAAAAGAAGCAAGTTGTGTGCCAAAATGGATGGATCAGGAGGAACGGAAGCGAGGGTTCTTTTTTATACTAGATGGTATATGGTATTACGATAAGAATAACATTATTAATCGGGATGGATTGGTTTTCGCAGCTGTTTTTTTTCTCCGCGCTTTTTTTTGCGTTGCAGCCGTTTTTCCCGGGAGGCCTTTGTTGGTTTGCTGGGTTTTCTCTTCTTTTTTCGGATGCTTGCTTTGCGAATAAAGGAAATAAGCCGCTCCAGAGCTTCGTTGCGGTTTCTGGTCTGGCTCCGGTGAGTGTGAGAATCGATACAGAATTCCCCGCGGTTATTGATATAGCCGGGATATAACCTCTGCAAACGTTTTTTCATATCCTCCGGTACAGTTTGCGAGCCGGCAAGGTCGAATACAAGCTGGACACCGGTCGAAGAGGTGTTTACATGCTGCCCTCCCGGACCGGGAGAGCGAATAAACCGCCATCCGATGTCGCTCTCGTCAATTTGTACTTGGTCGTTAATCCTGATCATAGCGCATGTATCCTGAAAATCCTGTTGTTACAAAATACTACACGTGCGGTGTACTGGTGAAGGGTGGCACAGTATTTGAATATACTAGCCTTTAATAAACAGTATGTGGTATCAACCAATTAACAAAGGAGTAGTATATGCTTGCTGAGATCAGTTTTATTCCGGTTGGCGGCAACTCACATATCAGTGAAGATGTTGCCGAGGCGGTAAAGGTAATTGCAGAATCGGGTCTGGCCTATCAATTGACGCCCACCGCCACGTGTATTGAAGGTGAATGGGACCAGGTAATGGAGACTATAGGAAAAGCACGCAAAAAAATGCTTGATAAAAACAGTCATCTCATCACAATGATTAAAATGGAAGATGATGCTGATGAGCATAATAAGCTTCAGTCCAATATGGAATCAATCAGCGAAAAGATGGGCTCCAAATCACAAACATATGAGGAAAAGCCGCCGGAAGCATTGGTGACACCGAAGGTATAGGGATGTGGTTTTCCCGAATCCGGTAATTGTTTTTCCCGGAATTGATAATATGCCCGGTCGTTGCATCGACGCCGGTGATCCGGTCGAGGTAGTGGCTTTTGCTTATGGTAATTCTGGTATGTAATTTGCGCTACAAACCGGGAAGTTCACAAAAGCGCATAAATGGATGTATGTCTCGAATATTGGACTTTTTCCAGAAGGAATATCTATGAATTCAAGTTCCCGTGATAATTTGCTGCAAATCCTGCTCGATTTTGAGACTCATATTGATTGTGTGTTCGATGAATTAATTCATAATCGATGGCGTCAGATGGAAAAGGGAAAACATTGGGAACCGCACACCGATGTAATTGAGACGGCGGATGAGGTCGTTGTGTTAATCGACTTGCCTGGTATCAATCCCAAGGAAGTTACCGTGCGGAGGCAGGATAATGTGCTTGAGATATACGGCGTGCGGGAGGAAGAGGTGATGCGCACAACCTTCCGTCACCTTTCAGAACGAAAGAGTGGCCCTTTCAAGCGCAGAGTCGAGCTCGATGACAATTCTGAATATTCAGCCCAGATGCATATCGATTACCGCAACGGTGTGTTTATGATATTGATCGAAAAGGAACATGAAAACAATCACTCTGAACAATGTCTCAAGGGAGAATAAGCAATGGCAGAAAAGAACAAAGCACAGAAACTCACTTCGCACGATCTTGATATCGATTTACCGCCGAGTGATGGACTCTTTAATACGACGCGTAATCTTTCGCCCTTGGATGATATCGTTGGTCAGCCCCGAGCGATAAAGGCCCTCGAACTCGGATTGGATGTTAACGATTCCGGCTATAATATCTATGCTTCGGGAATGAGCGGGCTGGGCAAGCGTACAATGTTGCAGAAAATTTTACAGCAGAAAGCAGAAGAGAAACCCGTACCCTCCGATTGGATATATGTCAATAATTTCGATCAGCAGGACCGTCCGCCGGCATTTGAAATCCAGCCGGGAAAGGCACGCGAACTCAAACGTGATATCAAAGAACTGATCGAACAACTCAAGGAAGAACTTCCAAAAGCTTTCCAAAAAGAGGACTTCAGTAACGAGAAGAAACGATTGAATCAACATTACCGTACCCAGGCCCGAAAACTCTTTCAGGAGCTGCAACAGAGCGCAGATGAAATCGGTTTTGTAATTGACCAATCGCCGGATGGCCGGGTGATGATTATCCCTAAAAAAGATGATCGCGCGATGAAAAGTGAAGAATTTGATTCCTTGAAGGATGAAGAAAAAGAGCAGATAGAAAAGAAACAACAGGAACTTGCCGAAAAGGCAAACAAGAAAATGGGACAACAGCGCGAGATCGAACGGAAATTGCGGGAAGATATCCGGAACATTGAACGGGATTTTGCCCAACAGCTCTTTGGGCCCGCAATCGATTCAATCGTTCAAAAGTACCCGGGTGAAAAACTCAAATCATGGTTGGGGCAGATGAAAGAACACATGCTCGATAACTTGCAACAGTTCCAGGACAAGGGAGAACAAAATCAGAACCCTCTTGCCGTGATGATGGGAGGAGGGGGAACTCAGGATCCCCAGGACCCATTCGAGCAGTATGATATCAATATCGTTGTAGACAATAGCGAAACAGACCATGCGCCGTTTATAATGGAAACATCGCCCAATTACAAAAATCTGTTCGGCACAATTCACGGTATCAGCGACCGGATGGGCCGGATGATCACCAATTTTCGTCAAATTAACGCTGGCAGTATTCTCCGGGCCAATGGTGGATATCTCATGTTCGATCTTGTCGAAGCTTTAATTGAACCGCTGGTCTGGAAAGAACTGAAACGTACAATAAAGAGCGGCGTTCTGGAATATCATATGTACGACCCCTTCGGGGTGTTTTCATCATCGGCAATGCGTCCGGAACCGATTCCGATCAAACTGAAAATTGTCGCCTATGGTAACCCGCTGATATATTACCTGCTTCAGCTTTACGATGAAGATTTTGCCGAGATTTTTAAAGTAAAAGCGGATTTTGCCGGAGAAATGGAATTACAGGATACAAGTCTTCAGACTATCGGCAAGTTTATCAGTAAACTTCAGCAGAAAGAAGACGGTGTCATGCCCTTTGACCGGGAGGGAGTGTATGAACTGCTTCGGCAGAGTATCCGCATGGCCGGAGACAAAGAAAAAGTTTCAACCGCATTCAAGCAGCTCGAAGACCTTGCCCGGGAATCGACCTACTGGGCTAAAAAGGACAATGCCGCACATGTCAGCCGTACCAATGTCCGGAAAGCGATCGATGAAAAAATATTTCGGTCTAATTTGATTGCCGACAAAATGAGCGAGATGATTGCGAAGGGAACACTGCTTATCAGCACCGAAGGGGCGGCGGTTGGGCAGATCAACGGTTTGAGCGTTATTGCGCTCGGGGATTATATGTTCGGAAGGCCCACCAGACTGACATCCAGTATCGGTGTGGGAAATGCCGGTATTATCAATATCGAGCGGGAAAGCAAACTGAGTGGACGGACCTATGATAAGTCGATGATGATTCTGGAAGGTTTCTTACGAAATACCTACAGTACCCGCCATTCCCTTTCCCTTTCCGCAAGCCTTGCCATGGAACAGAGCTACGGCATGATTGAAGGCGACAGTGCATCGGTTGCCGAACTCCTTTGTCTTTTAAGTGCCTGTGCGGGTGTGCCGATGCGGCAGGATATCGCCGTAACCGGTTCGGTCAATCAATGGGGGCAGGTACAGGCAATCGGCGGCGTCAATGCAAAAATTGAAGGATTTTATGACATATGCAAGATTGTCGGGTTGACCGGCAATCAGGGAGTATGCGTTCCGAAATCGAATATTCGAAATATCGTGCTTCGCCCTGATGTGATCGAAGCCGTCAAAGAAGAACAGTTTCATGTTTGGGCTGTGAATCATGTCGATGAAGCTCTTGAGCTGTTCAGTGGCGTCCCGTCGGGTTCTATTGATGAAGAGCACAGCTTTCACTGGCGAGTCGATCAACGGTTGATAGGCATGCTCGAGCTGTTGAATAAGCAGAAAGCCGCGATTGAAGCCCGGGAAATGCATGTGCTTGGAAGCGTTGACTCACCAAAACAACCCGATCCCCGCCCGCCCCTGCCGGGAAATAACGAATAGGACACGGAGATTCTGTGTCGATAAGGTCGTATGTATGCGGCACGGCATTCCAGGCTATGTCGTAACGAACACAACCAGGCATAACTTTTATAAGGTGACGGTTTCTCATGGAATTCAAGGACTATTATTCGGTTTTAGGCGTTGACAAAAAAGCTTCCCGGGAAGACATAAAGAAGGCCTTTCACAAGCTTGCGGTCAAATATCATCCCGATAAGAACCCGGGGAATGGCCAAGCCGAGAAAAAATTCAAGGAGATAACCGAAGCGAACGAGGTGCTGGGTGATCCGGCGAAGCGGAAAAAATACGATCAGCTGGGTTCCAACTGGCAACAGTATCAGAGCACCGGCGGTGAGGGGTATGATGACTGGTTTCGTAAAAATTCATCATCCTACCGTGGTCAGGGTGACTACTATACCTATTCATCGAATGCAGAAGACATTTTTGAAAATCTGGGAGGTTTTTCGGATTTTTTCAAGAGCTTTTTCGGCGACAGTGCTTTTGCAGGTAGGGCCGGAACAGCCGGTGCTCGGTCCGGCGCACGGGCCCGTCGTCCCCGAGGCGGACCAGGCTTTTATGAATATGGCGCTAAAGGAGCGGATTATGAAGCCGAACTTCATATCTCTTTAGAAGAGGCGGTGACGGGAGCCACAAAAACAGTCTCCATTAACGGCCGGACTCTTCGAATCAAAATAGCGCCGGGAACCACAAGCGGTCAGAAATTGCGTCTGAAAAACCAGGGTGGCGAAGGGATTGGAGGTGGACCGCTCGGCGACCTCTATGTTACGATCCGGGTCGATAAACACCCTTGGTTCGAACAGCGAGATTCCGATCTGATTACCAACCTGAATGTCGATATGTATACCGCAGTACTCGGCGGCAAGAAACGCCTTCGGCTTATTGACGGTAAGGAAGTTGATATTACGATTCCACCCGGATCCGACAGTTCAACGATGTTGCGCCTCCGCGGCAAAGGGATGCATAAATACAACGGCAAAGCCGGAGACCTGCTCGTCCAACTCGTCATTAAAGTCCCCCGAAACCTGACCGAAGAACAGAAAAAGCTCCTTTTGCGGATGAAGGAAATGGAGAAGGAGAAGGTTTGAGGAGGTAAGAGGGAAGTCGAAAATCAGAATACCGATATTTCCTGTTACAGGCGATTTGCCTAAACCGGTGTGGCCGGGACTGGTCAGCTTGAACGTGTGGTTTGAAGCATTTCCATTAAGGTGAGAGCATTGTGAGGGGCGTAGCCGTTTTGATCGTTATCGAAGTAGCAGTATGCCTTGCGGCCTTGTTCACGCCATGAAGAAAGCAGGTTTGCCCATTTGCGGAGCTGCTGTTTTGAGTAGGATCCCTGATATTTTCCATCGGGGCCGTGGAGGCGGATATATCTGATCGGTCCGACCAGATGGGAAGGTGATGTTCTGCCTTCGATATCATAAATGCAAAATGAAGCATTATATTCATTGAGTATTTCAATAACCGAATCGTCAAACCATGTTGGATTGCGAAACTCGAAAGCATAGGAGA
This region of Chitinivibrionales bacterium genomic DNA includes:
- a CDS encoding Hsp20 family protein — translated: MNFVNPRMRKSQLKRKKRHTRVPLPWSRAGHSKVFKKTDVAQKRFSWSSIPEMVAKNLPGKTDKESGTTFAAGRKNGYVWVAGKVPGVQKKNVNVTHAGNMLIIEGTRSVKKNWKDLGSQEFELEFSNSVELKGDLDWDNAQAYMRNDYVGVAVPTKKA
- a CDS encoding DUF2267 domain-containing protein codes for the protein MAMTGLEAFDTTVQKSEVWLKEIGKELGWDSRQKSYKALRAVLHALRDRLTIDEGAHLSAQLPMLIRGIYYESWRPAEVPIKYRSKEEFLKRIERDFAGDPAFEPEKVTGVVLNVLKHEISSGEAQEIEQLLPGELKELWEKYDKEHAA
- a CDS encoding aminoacyl-tRNA hydrolase, which translates into the protein MIRINDQVQIDESDIGWRFIRSPGPGGQHVNTSSTGVQLVFDLAGSQTVPEDMKKRLQRLYPGYINNRGEFCIDSHTHRSQTRNRNEALERLISFIRKASIRKKKRKPSKPTKASREKRLQRKKKRGEKKQLRKPIHPD
- a CDS encoding MTH1187 family thiamine-binding protein, whose amino-acid sequence is MLAEISFIPVGGNSHISEDVAEAVKVIAESGLAYQLTPTATCIEGEWDQVMETIGKARKKMLDKNSHLITMIKMEDDADEHNKLQSNMESISEKMGSKSQTYEEKPPEALVTPKV
- a CDS encoding Hsp20 family protein, which codes for MYVSNIGLFPEGISMNSSSRDNLLQILLDFETHIDCVFDELIHNRWRQMEKGKHWEPHTDVIETADEVVVLIDLPGINPKEVTVRRQDNVLEIYGVREEEVMRTTFRHLSERKSGPFKRRVELDDNSEYSAQMHIDYRNGVFMILIEKEHENNHSEQCLKGE
- a CDS encoding AAA family ATPase: MAEKNKAQKLTSHDLDIDLPPSDGLFNTTRNLSPLDDIVGQPRAIKALELGLDVNDSGYNIYASGMSGLGKRTMLQKILQQKAEEKPVPSDWIYVNNFDQQDRPPAFEIQPGKARELKRDIKELIEQLKEELPKAFQKEDFSNEKKRLNQHYRTQARKLFQELQQSADEIGFVIDQSPDGRVMIIPKKDDRAMKSEEFDSLKDEEKEQIEKKQQELAEKANKKMGQQREIERKLREDIRNIERDFAQQLFGPAIDSIVQKYPGEKLKSWLGQMKEHMLDNLQQFQDKGEQNQNPLAVMMGGGGTQDPQDPFEQYDINIVVDNSETDHAPFIMETSPNYKNLFGTIHGISDRMGRMITNFRQINAGSILRANGGYLMFDLVEALIEPLVWKELKRTIKSGVLEYHMYDPFGVFSSSAMRPEPIPIKLKIVAYGNPLIYYLLQLYDEDFAEIFKVKADFAGEMELQDTSLQTIGKFISKLQQKEDGVMPFDREGVYELLRQSIRMAGDKEKVSTAFKQLEDLARESTYWAKKDNAAHVSRTNVRKAIDEKIFRSNLIADKMSEMIAKGTLLISTEGAAVGQINGLSVIALGDYMFGRPTRLTSSIGVGNAGIINIERESKLSGRTYDKSMMILEGFLRNTYSTRHSLSLSASLAMEQSYGMIEGDSASVAELLCLLSACAGVPMRQDIAVTGSVNQWGQVQAIGGVNAKIEGFYDICKIVGLTGNQGVCVPKSNIRNIVLRPDVIEAVKEEQFHVWAVNHVDEALELFSGVPSGSIDEEHSFHWRVDQRLIGMLELLNKQKAAIEAREMHVLGSVDSPKQPDPRPPLPGNNE
- a CDS encoding DnaJ domain-containing protein yields the protein MEFKDYYSVLGVDKKASREDIKKAFHKLAVKYHPDKNPGNGQAEKKFKEITEANEVLGDPAKRKKYDQLGSNWQQYQSTGGEGYDDWFRKNSSSYRGQGDYYTYSSNAEDIFENLGGFSDFFKSFFGDSAFAGRAGTAGARSGARARRPRGGPGFYEYGAKGADYEAELHISLEEAVTGATKTVSINGRTLRIKIAPGTTSGQKLRLKNQGGEGIGGGPLGDLYVTIRVDKHPWFEQRDSDLITNLNVDMYTAVLGGKKRLRLIDGKEVDITIPPGSDSSTMLRLRGKGMHKYNGKAGDLLVQLVIKVPRNLTEEQKKLLLRMKEMEKEKV